ATTGAGGCTTTTTCCCCACACTGGGATATCTGGGAATGGGAAGCAGACCTTGGCATGTGATAGTCCAAAggccaggcagcagcccagcctgctgttCCTCACTGTGGTCAGGTCCAGCAGTTCTGACCTGGGAATTCCTTTTCCCCAGGGTCTCCGAGAGCCTGTCCTTGCTGTTGGGAAACAAACTGAAGTCACTGATTGTCTCTCCTCTAGGCCACCAGCTTTTTCCACAGTCCACGGCCAACAAAGTATTTCCCAGCTGGCCAGTGGCTGTCAAAAATCCTTATTTCAAGCCAAAACTTTAATTTCCCATCTCTCCAGAGATCATGCACTGGGCAGGAGGACATAGACCTGCCTGGAGAGCCCAGGGTGCcatctccctgagcagcagcacctggatcCACACAGGGCCGGGAGGGACGCGGGATGGGCAGCGGGACCGGGATCCACCCGGGGCCGGGAGGGACACGGGATGGGCGGCGGGACCTGGATGCACTCAGGACCGGGAGGGACACGGGATGGGCGGCGGAACCTGGATCCACTCAGGGCCGGGAGGGACGCAGGATGGGCGGCAGCAGGATCTGGAGCCACCCGGGGCCGGGAGGGACACGAGATGGGCGGCACCAGCACCGGGATCCACCCAGTGCCCGCAGGCTGCCACGGGGCGGGCAAAGTGCGAGGCAGGTGTGACAAAAGGCAGCCACGGACAGGTAGGTCTCTGCCAGCCCCGGTGGGCACGGAGGGTGCTGTGGtcagggaggagctgtggccaCGGGAACAGGGTGTGGGCCAGCACCAGCCACACGGTTTGTGCCACCGTGTCTCTGCCATCCCTCTCTTCTCCACTCGAGGACCATGGGGCTCTGCAGTGTGACCATCCTGCTGGGCATGgctctcctcctgctggcacCCGGCAGCACCCAGGTGAGCCCTGCCTCGACGtgtcctcctcctgctgtcccctctgatGAGGAGACCCACGTGTGACCCGTACCCCCCCCTCGGAACCCCCTTGTCTCCCCAtaggctctgagcagctcccgGTGGAAGGACCTGGCCATGGAGCAGGATTTGGCTGAGGAAAGGTAAGAGGGGCTCCCACCTAGCTTGCAAAAACCAATAAAGCTTAACACCCCAACATGGAAACTGTTTCAGGGGGGAATAAATTGTTGCTTTGTGCCCCCCAAAATGAAGGGAGTCCCAGCTCCATCTCCCTTTCTCCATGAATTATGCAAACTCTCTGAACATCCAGCTGGTTTCTCTATTCCTTTTGTGAAACAAGTATTTTAAGTTTGTACCCTGAGATCCTAACTGGTGCTTCCTGGGTGTGGGCGATCTCACTAGGGTCCCTGCATTCCACAGGGATGGGATTCTCCTGGGACAGGGGGGTGTTTGGCAACCTCTCCTCGATGATTTTGTTCCCCTCTTCCAGCATCCTGGGTGTAGGAGCACCAGAGGAGGGTGAACCAGGTATAAAGGTcttctccagcagtgcctgggctcAGAGGGGCCCACCCCAAGTCCAGGCAAGGCCAGAAGAGGATCGTGACCACCTGTACCATGCCCAAGATGATGCCAGGGAGGCCAGTGCCCGTGTGCCATTCTGGATGCCGGCCCCAAAGGTGCAGAATGGCCCAGAGGAGGACCGTGACCACCTGTACCACCCCCAGGATAATGCCAGGGAGGTCAATGCCCGTGCACGTGTGCCATTCTCGATGGTGGCCCCAAAGGTGCAGAACGGCCCAGAGGAGGATCTTGACTACATCCACCACGACTGAGTGGAGATGTGCCCAGGCTGTGAAATGAggggtgggagctgcccctgggttttcctggagaaatttGTCCCTTCCTACCGAGCCTTGAGCCTTACCAATAAACCCATCCCCTCTCCACATCCTACTGGGCTCCTCATTACTGCCAGAAACCTGCTGCTAATTGCAGGGCCTTCAAACCTGCAGGAACTCCCTCAGAATTACCACAAGGCGCAGGCAGGGCGAGGATGATGCCCTGGGACAGGAGACTCAGCCCATCATCCCGGCCTCAGTTCAGCCCAGGCGAGGCTGAAGCAAACTCAGCACATTAGTGTTGTGCCCCACAAGGTGCCACAGGCTGTCCCCTTCCTGGGGAACACCCAAATCTATGCTCCACGAGGCTGCTCTTGCCCAGCCCATCATCGGAGAGCAGCGAGGAAGCGTGGGGGGGGCTCAGTGAACCCCAACATTTCTCAGCTAAGGCAGGAGCTCGCAGCAAGGATGCCccatctcccagcagcacctAGAAAACCCTTTAATAGCGAAGGCAGAGGTGGTCCCCACTGCTGGCTGTCACCCCAAGCATGGCTCGCCGATGGGTCCCGGTCCCCTCTGCGGGGTAAGGCAGGGGTGGACGGGCTGCAGGAGGCCGTGGGGACCTGCACCACCCCAGGGACCTGCAGCTGCCGGGCTCAGCTGTCGGTGAACTTGGCCTTGCGCTTCTCCACGAATGCCGTCATCCCCTCCTTGCGGTCGCTCTGGGACAAGCAGAGAGGTGAGGTGACAGTGAGGCTCGGGGGGGCTGCAGCGACCCTGTTATCCCTCATGCCACGAGGGATGCCTGTTATCCCTTGTCCCCCTACTCACGGTGGCAAAGGTGGCGTAAAAGAGGCGCTTCTCTGTCCTGTTCCCCTCTGTCAGCGTCGTTTCAAAGGCTGAAAGCAAGGGAGAAGTTGGGGAGACCCCTCTGCCTGGCCTTGCAGCCCCCCAGGGGGTTCCCAGTTGGCCCCCAGCCCCTACCAGCATTCACTGACTCCTTTGCCATGGCAGTCACCAGCTTGGAGTTGTTGGCGATCTTCTCAGCGCAGGCAATGGCTGCGTCCAACAGCTTCTCCACAGGGTAGACCTTGCTGACCAGACCTAGGACGGGCAGTGGGAAGTGGGGGGATGGCTCTCTGCCAgatccctgctgtgccagggctgtcccacagccctACCTGCCTCCTTTGCCTCCTTGGCTGAAATCTGGTCCCCGGTGAGCACCATCTCCATTGCCAGCGACTTCCCCACTGCCCTGGTCAGCCTCTGCGTCCCGCCGGCACCTGGGGCATTTAGAGAAGGGAGAGGTTCAGAGAGGAACACCTGGGTGTCCCCACCCCAGCTGGGATGGAAGCTCCTGGCAGGtgcctgctgctcacctgggaTGGTTCCCAGCAGGATTTCGGGTTGCCCGAACTGCGCTTTCTCCCCGGCATAGATGATGTCGCACATCATGGCCAGCTCGCAGCCGCCTCCCAGCTGGCACGGGGGAGGCAGAGAGGGGTCAGGGGGTGCCACGGTGGGGAcagggggtgcagggagctgtgggggaCACTCACGGCGTAGCCATTGACGGCGGCGATGATGGGTTTGCGGACCACGGAGACCTTGTCCCAGCCGGCGAGGAAGCCACCACTGTAGCACTCCTGGAAGGTTTTACTCTGCATCTCCTTGATGTCTGCGCCAGCTGCAAAGGGAAGTGCAGTGGGACGCCAATCCCCTCCAAAACTTTGGGGTGAGCAGAGGCCATGCTCCTACCTGCGAAGGCTTTCTGGCTGCCGGTGAGGACGATGGCTCCCACCCTCGGGTCTCTCTCCATGGCCTCCAGggcctgccccagctctgccatcagTCCGTCGCAGAGCGCATTGAGCGCCTGGGGCCGGTTCAGCTGGATCAGCCCCACGTTCTTCAGTGTCCCCGTCTTCTGTACCAGCAGGTACTGGAATGCAGCCCCTGCCCGCCACACCAGCACTGTCCCGTTAGCCCACCAGCTGCCGGGCACCGGGCCACACCCCGGCCACCGTCACTCCATGCTATTTAAAGGCGACCTTGATGCCAGCGGTCACCGGCAGCCGGCGGGACGGGCTCGGAGGAGCTCCTAGTGCCACCCTAACCCGCGAAGATGAAGCCCCGTGACCACCCAATGCTGGGACTGTGTGTGTGGTCCACGCACCCAGTGCTGGGACCAGCTGCATGGTCCAGCAGCCCCGGTACCCggtgctgggctgcagtgccGTTCCCCATACATGGCTTAGGGCCCCAGTGCTCTGTGATGGGCTCTGGAGCGCAGCTCCGGAACCACGTGCAACTAGCTGGGCACAGGCCCGGTGCTGGGCCCGTACCTTGCTCCGGGTGCCGGTGCCCGGTGCTGTGGCCCTGGTGCACAGCCTAGGGCCTCCGTGCCTGGCGCTGGGACCGCACACGGAGCAGGGACGCGGTGTCCGGTGCCGTGGCCTGGTGCGCAGCCCAGGGACCACGAGCAGGTCGATGGGCACGTGCCCGCTCGGGGCTACGACTGTGCCCGGTGCAGGGACCCGGTGCCCAGCGCTGAGCACTGGTCTAGGCCAGGCCCACCCCCACGCGGTGCCCCCCCGGTGTCCCGGTGCTCACCGGCGCTGCAGCCCCGTGAGCCGCGGGGGGCGCGGAGCGGCGGCAGGAGGCGGGCTCGGGGGAGCGCAGTGGCagcggaggcggcggcggcgggccgCAAGAGCGCTCGAAGCGGGGCGGCCATGGCGGAGCGCAGAGCGagccccgcccctccc
Above is a genomic segment from Serinus canaria isolate serCan28SL12 chromosome 6, serCan2020, whole genome shotgun sequence containing:
- the PRAP1 gene encoding proline-rich acidic protein 1, encoding MGLCSVTILLGMALLLLAPGSTQALSSSRWKDLAMEQDLAEESILGVGAPEEGEPGIKVFSSSAWAQRGPPQVQARPEEDRDHLYHAQDDAREASARVPFWMPAPKVQNGPEEDRDHLYHPQDNAREVNARARVPFSMVAPKVQNGPEEDLDYIHHD
- the ECHS1 gene encoding enoyl-CoA hydratase, mitochondrial is translated as MAAPLRALLRPAAAASAATALPRARLLPPLRAPRGSRGCSAGAAFQYLLVQKTGTLKNVGLIQLNRPQALNALCDGLMAELGQALEAMERDPRVGAIVLTGSQKAFAAGADIKEMQSKTFQECYSGGFLAGWDKVSVVRKPIIAAVNGYALGGGCELAMMCDIIYAGEKAQFGQPEILLGTIPGAGGTQRLTRAVGKSLAMEMVLTGDQISAKEAKEAGLVSKVYPVEKLLDAAIACAEKIANNSKLVTAMAKESVNAAFETTLTEGNRTEKRLFYATFATSDRKEGMTAFVEKRKAKFTDS